Proteins from a genomic interval of Neovison vison isolate M4711 chromosome 4, ASM_NN_V1, whole genome shotgun sequence:
- the LOC122904158 gene encoding olfactory receptor-like protein OLF3: MGTGNQTWVREFILLGLSSGWDTQISLFIFFLITYLVTVLGNFFIVLLIRLDSRLHTPMYFFLTNLSIVDVSYATSIVPQMLAHFLAVHKAIPFVSCAAQLFFSLGLGGIEFVLLAVMAYDRYVAVCNPLRYSVIMHGGLCIRLAITSWVSGSVNSLIQTVITFQLPMCTNKYIDHISCELLAVVRLACVDISSNEIAIMVSSIVLLMTPFCLVLLSYIQIISTILKIRSTEGRKKAFHTCASHLTVVVLCYGMAIFTYIQPHSSPSVLQEKLISLFYAVLTPMLNPMIYSVRNKEVKGAWQKLLGQLTGITSKLAT; encoded by the coding sequence ATGGGAACGGGTAACCAGACTTGGGTGAGAGAGTTTATTCTACTTGGCCTGTCCAGTGGCTGGGACACACAGATCTCCCTCTTCATCTTCTTCCTGATCACATACCTGGTGACAGTGTTGGGGAACTTCTTCATCGTTCTTCTCATCAGACTGGACAGCCGACTCCACACTCCCATGTACTTCTTTCTCACCAACCTCTCCATCGTTGATGTCTCCTATGCCACAAGCATCGTTCCTCAGATGCTGGCGCATTTCCTTGCAGTGCATAAAGCAATCCCATTTGTGAGCTGTGCAGCCCAGTTATTTTTCTCCCTGGGCTTGGGTGGGATTGAGTTTGTTCTACTGGCagtgatggcctatgaccgctatgtggccgtGTGTAACCCCCTGAGATACTCGGTCATCATGCATGGAGGCCTCTGTATTAGGTTGGCCATCACATCCTGGGTCAGTGGTTCTGTCAACTCTCTCATACAGACTGTAATTACCTTTCAGCTGCCCATGTGCACAAACAAGTATATTGATCACATATCCTGTGAACTCCTAGCTGTGGTCAGACTGGCTTGTGTAGACATTTCCTCCAATGAGATCGCAATCATGGTTTCTAGCATTGTTCTGCTGATGACACCTTTCTGCCTGGTTCTCCTGTCCTACATCCAGATCATCTCCACCATCCTAAAGATCCGATCtacagagggaagaaagaaagcctTCCACACCTGTGCCTCTCACCTCACAGTGGTTGTCCTGTGCTATGGCATGGCCATTTTCACTTATATCCAGCCCCACTCCAGCCCCTCTGTTCTTCAGGAGAAGTTGATCTCTCTCTTCTATGCTGTGTTGACACCCATGCTGAACCCCATGATTTATAGTGTAAGGAATAAGGAGGTGAAGGGGGCCTGGCAGAAATTACTAGGTCAATTAACTGGAATAACATCAAAACTGGCAACTTGA